One part of the Desulfuromonas acetoxidans DSM 684 genome encodes these proteins:
- a CDS encoding type II secretion system protein GspJ: MTRSCSTDRTEGGFTLIEVLVAITLLSLVLTAVYGVFTTLSATEKRLHSDSEAYHQARIIFDRLGREIRTCYLNTDNDRSAFDSGEDSLGQPYLAFSSTSALTTGDSPGGVTQVRYELETDLGKTVGTLYRSAQPLFVTDDVARKQRMSSQIKAIVWRFYDGSEWQDDWDSTITETLPQTVEMQLTIHSNTGEDIELMTAFDLTMPRVER, translated from the coding sequence TTGACTCGTTCCTGTTCAACTGACAGAACCGAAGGTGGATTCACCCTGATTGAAGTGCTGGTGGCGATCACCCTGCTCAGTCTGGTGCTGACCGCCGTGTATGGCGTGTTCACCACGTTGAGTGCCACCGAGAAAAGGCTGCACAGCGATTCGGAAGCCTACCATCAGGCACGCATTATTTTTGACCGCCTCGGTCGCGAGATTCGCACCTGTTACCTCAACACCGACAATGATCGCTCAGCCTTCGACAGCGGCGAAGATAGCCTCGGTCAGCCGTATCTCGCGTTTTCATCCACCTCGGCCCTGACCACAGGCGATTCGCCCGGTGGCGTTACGCAGGTGCGTTATGAACTGGAGACCGATCTGGGAAAAACAGTTGGCACCCTGTATCGCAGCGCTCAGCCGTTGTTTGTCACCGACGACGTCGCGAGAAAACAACGAATGAGCAGCCAGATCAAAGCCATTGTCTGGCGCTTTTATGACGGCAGCGAATGGCAAGACGACTGGGACAGCACCATCACAGAGACACTGCCGCAAACCGTGGAGATGCAACTGACGATCCACAGCAATACGGGCGAAGATATCGAACTGATGACCGCGTTTGACCTGACCATGCCCAGGGTGGAGCGATAA
- a CDS encoding prepilin-type N-terminal cleavage/methylation domain-containing protein produces MSLTTATTVSDQRSASRQCGFTLLEVMIALAIIGSALIACLSLANRSVFSNDEVQRITTATMLAQHKMSELETESRLGELDTSELEGDWEEPYQQYRWQVEYSATPVSGVQQVSVSVLWGKKERNEEVTLDSFLFN; encoded by the coding sequence ATGAGTTTGACGACGGCAACGACAGTTTCTGATCAACGCAGCGCCTCACGGCAATGCGGGTTCACCCTGTTGGAAGTGATGATTGCCCTGGCCATTATCGGCTCAGCTCTCATTGCTTGCCTGAGCCTGGCCAACCGCAGTGTGTTCAGCAACGACGAAGTACAGCGCATCACCACGGCAACCATGCTCGCCCAACACAAAATGAGTGAACTGGAAACCGAATCGCGCCTTGGCGAGCTGGACACCTCGGAACTCGAAGGGGACTGGGAAGAACCCTATCAGCAATATCGTTGGCAGGTCGAATACAGCGCCACCCCGGTTTCCGGCGTTCAACAGGTGTCGGTTTCGGTGTTGTGGGGCAAAAAAGAGCGCAATGAAGAGGTTACTCTTGACTCGTTCCTGTTCAACTGA
- the gspM gene encoding type II secretion system protein GspM — protein MMKQLSPRELAMVLVAAIFVIATVIYLAMIAPYVATMERLDSKIASRQQQLQQAKELQQDYRMIQGQIKSLQRRQASAGDFALFAYVESQVTRIAGRENLTSMRPMPAVSHNDITEEAVEIKLENVSLGQMLQLLQSFNSAPVPLQVKALQLKVRFDNAQQLDSSLRISAYTKG, from the coding sequence ATGATGAAACAACTTTCTCCTCGCGAGTTGGCTATGGTTTTGGTTGCCGCAATATTTGTCATCGCCACAGTGATCTATCTGGCCATGATCGCTCCCTACGTTGCCACCATGGAGCGCCTTGACAGCAAAATCGCCTCTCGTCAGCAACAACTGCAACAGGCGAAAGAGCTGCAACAGGACTACCGTATGATTCAGGGCCAGATCAAATCTCTGCAACGCCGTCAGGCCAGTGCCGGTGATTTTGCCCTGTTCGCCTATGTAGAGAGTCAGGTGACACGCATTGCCGGGCGGGAGAACCTCACCTCCATGCGTCCGATGCCTGCCGTGAGCCACAACGATATCACCGAAGAAGCGGTGGAGATCAAACTGGAAAATGTGTCGTTAGGGCAAATGCTGCAACTGCTGCAAAGTTTCAACAGTGCTCCGGTACCACTCCAGGTCAAAGCCCTACAACTCAAGGTCCGCTTTGACAATGCCCAGCAACTGGACAGTTCTCTGCGCATCTCCGCGTACACTAAAGGGTAG
- the gspK gene encoding type II secretion system minor pseudopilin GspK, with translation MSVFFAKKPLGNERGMALLLVLAITALLAALLSELSFSTLVDLRLAETYRDTTRSYYIAKGGIQVGQMILADDDNAYDGYDELWARGISNYPVGDNGWVTIEVTPLDGRINLNDLVSSSGNIDAVVKDRCLRLFDILEITQPHSHVDALIDWLDPDDDPQPAGAEAGYYALQDPATYCKNGPMDTLEELQLIAGFTAEEIKKLRPHVSLYGDNKIHLNSASAEVLYALAEEMTMDTAEAIVQQRKDRPLESVEELKELSNWETFYWAINGYVQVKANYYRIDTRASVNDGERRARATVEKDDNRIVYFEIR, from the coding sequence ATGAGCGTTTTTTTTGCAAAAAAACCGCTCGGCAACGAACGCGGCATGGCTCTGCTGCTGGTTCTGGCAATCACCGCCCTGCTGGCGGCACTGCTCAGTGAATTGTCCTTTTCCACCCTGGTGGATCTGCGATTGGCCGAGACGTATCGCGATACGACCCGGTCCTATTACATTGCCAAGGGCGGCATTCAGGTCGGTCAGATGATTCTTGCCGACGACGACAACGCTTATGACGGTTACGATGAACTCTGGGCACGTGGCATCAGCAATTATCCGGTGGGAGACAACGGCTGGGTAACCATTGAGGTGACACCGCTGGACGGTCGCATCAATCTCAACGATCTGGTCAGCAGCAGTGGCAACATTGATGCCGTGGTCAAAGACCGCTGCCTGCGATTGTTTGACATCCTTGAGATTACCCAACCGCACAGCCATGTTGATGCACTGATTGACTGGCTGGATCCGGATGATGATCCACAACCGGCAGGTGCCGAAGCCGGTTATTATGCGTTGCAGGACCCGGCTACCTATTGCAAAAACGGTCCGATGGACACCTTGGAGGAACTCCAACTGATTGCCGGATTCACCGCGGAAGAGATCAAAAAACTGCGCCCCCATGTCAGCCTGTACGGTGACAACAAGATCCATCTTAATTCGGCCAGCGCCGAGGTGCTTTACGCTCTGGCGGAAGAGATGACCATGGACACAGCCGAAGCGATTGTCCAGCAACGCAAGGATCGGCCACTGGAATCGGTGGAAGAACTCAAGGAGCTGTCAAACTGGGAAACCTTCTACTGGGCGATCAACGGTTATGTGCAAGTGAAGGCCAATTACTACCGAATCGACACCCGGGCCAGTGTCAATGACGGCGAACGCCGGGCTCGGGCAACGGTAGAAAAAGATGACAACCGGATTGTCTATTTTGAAATACGTTAA
- a CDS encoding prepilin-type N-terminal cleavage/methylation domain-containing protein, producing the protein MPTLKVGRLNNSRGFTLVELSIVVALISLFAVLSVPLLGSVAENNLNHSARRLAGMVKYLFNETALTATQHRLVFNLDDNLCTVEQLSELGEWQTPEGRVRQYRFPGNVDIKDIWVDERGKMTTGTVTITFHPQGWLPQTTVHLQQDKQDDGNELTIHLLPFTGSAEIEEGYHEFDDGNDSF; encoded by the coding sequence ATGCCGACGTTAAAAGTTGGGAGATTGAATAATTCGCGAGGGTTCACCCTGGTTGAATTGAGCATCGTCGTCGCCTTGATCAGCCTGTTTGCCGTGCTGTCGGTCCCGCTGCTCGGCTCGGTGGCGGAAAATAATCTCAACCACAGTGCCCGCCGTCTGGCCGGCATGGTGAAATACCTGTTCAATGAAACCGCCTTGACCGCGACACAACATCGTCTGGTCTTTAACCTTGACGACAACCTGTGCACGGTGGAGCAGCTCTCAGAGCTGGGCGAATGGCAGACACCGGAGGGTCGGGTGCGTCAATACCGGTTTCCCGGTAATGTCGATATCAAGGATATCTGGGTGGATGAGCGGGGCAAAATGACCACTGGCACGGTGACCATCACCTTTCACCCCCAGGGATGGCTGCCGCAGACCACGGTGCATCTGCAACAGGACAAACAGGACGACGGCAACGAGTTAACGATCCACCTGCTGCCGTTTACCGGCAGCGCTGAGATCGAAGAAGGCTACCATGAGTTTGACGACGGCAACGACAGTTTCTGA
- the gspF gene encoding type II secretion system inner membrane protein GspF: protein MALFDYSGFNQQGKTAKGSLEAGSKRAALEQLRDQGIYVSTLEEQPKTAARRRWSLPRRSRLPVNDLATTTRLLATLLQAGVPLDEALQSVVEQVENPAQARLYTQVREEVRQGSSLFQALAEQGRSFPDLYQRMVEVGENSGTLDQVLLRLADFLEEQARLRSRTVSALAYPVLMAIVGVGVLLFLLSFVVPKITRMLTDLGQALPLPTRLLITTSDLISAYGWLVALLIGGGIVALLRYRRTEAGRFKLDGWTLKLPLIGRIQREIATARFSRTLGTLLHSGVPLLKALEISCGLLSNKVLRTAVETTSLEVREGASLAEPLKRSGVFPPLLAQMTAVGERSGTLEEMLIKVADSQDRQVEITLAGLLSLLEPLMILAMGGIIGFIVLAVLLPIFQASQGLG from the coding sequence GTGGCGCTTTTTGACTACAGCGGATTCAACCAGCAAGGTAAAACCGCCAAAGGCAGCTTAGAAGCGGGAAGCAAACGTGCGGCACTGGAACAACTGCGCGATCAGGGCATTTACGTCAGCACCTTGGAAGAGCAGCCGAAAACAGCGGCTCGCCGCCGTTGGTCACTGCCGCGCCGTTCCCGGTTGCCTGTCAATGATCTGGCCACCACCACCCGCCTGCTCGCCACCCTGCTGCAGGCCGGCGTGCCATTGGATGAAGCCCTGCAATCCGTGGTCGAACAGGTGGAAAACCCGGCCCAGGCCCGTCTCTACACCCAGGTACGCGAAGAGGTGCGTCAAGGCAGTTCACTGTTTCAGGCACTCGCCGAGCAGGGGCGTTCATTTCCCGATCTTTACCAGCGCATGGTGGAAGTAGGTGAAAACAGCGGTACCCTCGACCAGGTTCTGTTGCGACTGGCCGACTTTCTCGAAGAGCAGGCCCGACTGCGTTCGCGCACGGTTTCGGCTCTGGCCTATCCGGTACTGATGGCCATTGTCGGCGTTGGTGTTCTGCTGTTTTTGCTCAGCTTTGTCGTGCCGAAGATCACCCGTATGCTCACAGATCTCGGTCAGGCCCTGCCGTTACCGACCCGTCTTCTCATCACCACCAGCGACCTGATTTCAGCCTATGGCTGGCTGGTGGCGTTACTGATCGGCGGCGGCATTGTGGCGTTGCTGCGCTATCGACGCACCGAGGCCGGTCGCTTCAAACTCGACGGCTGGACATTAAAACTGCCCTTGATTGGCCGGATTCAACGCGAGATTGCCACGGCCCGCTTCAGCCGGACTCTGGGCACCCTACTGCACAGCGGTGTTCCCCTGCTCAAAGCCCTGGAGATCAGTTGCGGCCTACTGAGCAATAAAGTCCTGCGCACGGCCGTAGAAACAACGTCACTTGAAGTGCGTGAAGGGGCCAGCCTGGCCGAGCCGCTCAAGCGCTCCGGCGTTTTCCCACCGCTATTGGCCCAGATGACCGCCGTCGGTGAACGCAGTGGCACGCTTGAAGAGATGCTGATCAAAGTGGCCGACAGTCAAGACCGCCAGGTGGAAATCACCCTGGCCGGACTGCTGTCGCTGCTGGAGCCGCTGATGATCCTTGCCATGGGCGGTATTATCGGCTTCATTGTCCTGGCGGTGCTGCTGCCGATCTTCCAGGCCAGCCAGGGCCTCGGTTAA
- a CDS encoding GspL/Epsl periplasmic domain-containing protein, whose amino-acid sequence MTKRRIGLEVTSNRIRLVIFDGDKEKPVLLRKVEQPLEPDSDIADVVNQMLDGPAGFGDRFCTVLPGDDSFVRRLNFPFNDPRKIDAAAGMELASQLPVDISDHLVATTVARGEDGQFTTTAATYPQQKIAEFLDPFDSGKIPIHVLGLTPFTEISGLSPWLTNGVLVRAHAGELTLSLVVDAEMVSHENCGPVEDTPQRLAEQIHREASLLCRAERLSQQPLCLIGSDVTPTLISAIKEMDWEMITVPLEESGNPIDPAFLPVCAMALATDQPLINFRRGPFTLKSEWAALKKHFYIGGGLLLASLAILAATALHSYQFKTEVAQDYRKQLNQVFRETLPGQTAIVDPVQQLTVELNRLRETGRLVGLDKSTSALAVLRDFSTHTPKDITVDIKTFNYEPENLNVEGVTDSFDSVNRLAGELRKSTSFTAVRIADAKMGIQGKQVSFRLQISIGHAQQGGAL is encoded by the coding sequence ATGACGAAACGACGGATTGGACTTGAAGTAACTTCCAACAGGATCCGCCTGGTAATTTTCGATGGCGACAAGGAGAAACCGGTGCTGCTGCGTAAAGTGGAGCAGCCACTTGAACCGGACAGCGACATTGCCGATGTCGTCAACCAGATGCTCGATGGTCCGGCTGGATTCGGCGACCGCTTCTGCACCGTTCTGCCCGGTGACGACAGTTTTGTGCGGCGGTTGAATTTCCCCTTTAACGATCCACGCAAAATTGACGCTGCTGCAGGTATGGAGCTGGCGTCACAACTGCCGGTCGACATCAGCGACCATCTTGTCGCCACCACCGTTGCCAGGGGTGAAGACGGTCAGTTCACCACAACAGCCGCCACCTATCCGCAACAAAAAATCGCCGAGTTTCTGGACCCGTTCGACAGCGGGAAAATCCCCATCCATGTCCTGGGTCTGACACCGTTTACCGAAATCAGCGGTTTGAGTCCCTGGCTGACGAACGGGGTTCTGGTCCGTGCTCACGCCGGAGAACTGACCCTCAGCCTGGTGGTTGACGCAGAGATGGTCAGCCATGAAAACTGCGGTCCTGTGGAGGACACACCACAGCGTCTTGCCGAACAGATCCACCGAGAAGCCAGCCTGCTGTGCCGTGCTGAACGCTTAAGCCAGCAACCTCTGTGTCTGATCGGCAGCGATGTCACCCCGACGCTTATTTCAGCGATCAAAGAGATGGATTGGGAGATGATCACAGTACCGCTCGAAGAGAGCGGAAATCCCATTGATCCGGCGTTTCTTCCGGTCTGTGCCATGGCTCTGGCAACCGACCAACCACTGATCAATTTCCGCCGCGGACCGTTCACCCTGAAAAGTGAATGGGCCGCGCTGAAAAAACATTTCTACATTGGCGGTGGATTACTGCTGGCGTCGTTGGCGATCCTGGCAGCAACCGCTTTGCACAGTTACCAGTTTAAAACCGAGGTCGCGCAAGATTACCGCAAACAACTCAATCAGGTGTTCCGCGAAACGCTGCCGGGGCAAACAGCCATTGTCGACCCAGTCCAGCAGCTCACCGTTGAACTCAACCGATTACGCGAAACCGGCCGGTTAGTCGGTCTGGACAAGTCAACCTCCGCTCTCGCCGTGCTGCGCGACTTTTCCACCCACACACCGAAAGATATCACCGTTGACATCAAAACCTTCAATTATGAACCGGAAAATCTCAATGTCGAAGGCGTAACCGACTCGTTTGACAGCGTCAACCGATTGGCCGGGGAACTCCGTAAAAGTACCTCATTCACAGCCGTACGCATTGCCGATGCCAAGATGGGCATTCAAGGAAAACAGGTATCGTTCCGCCTGCAGATCAGTATCGGTCATGCCCAGCAAGGAGGTGCATTATGA
- the lon gene encoding endopeptidase La yields the protein MSHHEEDEEYEIKPEHLDDIDSESLVLARELLPDRLPIIPLRPRPAFPAILIPLHIAGADKVAVIRQVADSSTKTLGLVLVENVDGKDEPSNLHDVGVAGKIVKVLNSEDESIQVLVNCLERFTIEELHQSELGLHATVTYQQEKTLSDHQELKAYSMAIISTLKELVKINPLYSEEIKMFLGRSSMDDPGRLADFAANLTSADGQELQEVLATFDVRERIERVLVLLKKELEVSRLQSKISKQIEKNISEQQRQFFLKEQLKTIKKELGLEKEGKTSEIEKFQERLEGLTLNDEAQKAIDEELEKLQLIEPTSPEYNVSRNYLDWLTILPWGKNTKDSYDIAKAKRALDRDHFGLDDVKNRILEFIAVGKMKGDISGSILCLVGPPGVGKTSIGKSVAAALNRNFYRFSLGGMRDEAEIKGHRRTYIGAMPGKFIQAMKQADSANPVLMLDEIDKIGASYQGDPASALLEVLDPEQNNSFRDHYLDVPFDLSNVLFIATANQLDTIPAPLLDRMEVIRLSGYIMDEKVEIAKRYLIPKALDNHGLSKKQVTIRKDAMEKIIDNYAREAGVRGLENRIKKIMRKAAMEFASDRVEKLTIRKTNVEDYLGKPVFSQDELFKNVPGIVTGLAWTSMGGATLQIEASAMPSKSKGFKQTGQLGKVMVESCEIAYSYVMGHLADYELPEDFLDQHFIHIHVPAGATPKDGPSAGITMTTALLSMISKKPVLPKLGMTGELTLTGQVLPIGGVKEKTIAARRSGLKILIFPESNRKDFEDLPDYLREGIEVHFAKTYRDVYNVAFKKQCTVHAIIHMTA from the coding sequence ATGAGTCATCACGAAGAGGATGAAGAATACGAGATTAAACCGGAGCACCTCGACGATATTGACAGTGAAAGCCTTGTTCTGGCGCGCGAACTTCTGCCGGATCGTTTGCCGATTATTCCGCTGCGCCCCCGTCCAGCCTTTCCGGCCATTTTAATTCCGCTGCATATTGCCGGTGCAGACAAGGTTGCTGTTATCCGTCAGGTCGCCGACAGTTCAACCAAAACACTTGGTCTGGTATTGGTGGAAAATGTCGACGGCAAGGATGAACCGAGCAATCTTCACGATGTCGGTGTGGCCGGAAAAATTGTCAAAGTGCTCAATTCGGAAGATGAGAGTATTCAGGTGCTGGTGAACTGCCTGGAGCGCTTTACCATCGAAGAATTGCATCAAAGCGAGTTAGGGCTCCACGCCACCGTAACCTATCAGCAGGAAAAAACGCTCTCTGATCATCAGGAACTCAAGGCCTATTCCATGGCCATCATCTCGACGCTCAAGGAGCTGGTCAAGATCAACCCGCTCTATTCCGAGGAGATCAAGATGTTCCTCGGTCGTTCGAGCATGGACGACCCCGGCCGTCTCGCTGACTTTGCCGCCAACCTGACTTCGGCCGACGGCCAGGAACTTCAGGAAGTGCTGGCCACATTTGATGTGCGCGAACGCATTGAGCGGGTGCTGGTACTGCTGAAAAAAGAGTTGGAAGTCTCGCGTTTGCAGAGCAAGATATCCAAGCAGATTGAAAAAAACATCTCGGAACAGCAGCGACAGTTTTTTCTCAAGGAGCAGCTCAAAACCATCAAAAAAGAGCTGGGCCTGGAAAAAGAGGGCAAAACCAGTGAAATTGAAAAATTTCAGGAACGCCTTGAAGGGCTGACCCTCAATGACGAAGCCCAGAAAGCCATCGACGAAGAACTTGAGAAGCTGCAACTGATCGAGCCAACCTCACCGGAGTATAACGTCAGCCGTAACTATCTCGACTGGCTGACGATTTTGCCCTGGGGCAAGAACACCAAAGATTCTTACGATATTGCCAAGGCCAAGCGTGCCCTGGATCGTGACCACTTCGGTCTCGATGACGTCAAGAACCGCATTCTCGAATTCATCGCCGTCGGCAAGATGAAAGGCGACATCTCCGGCTCCATTCTGTGTCTGGTCGGACCACCGGGTGTCGGTAAAACGTCCATCGGCAAAAGCGTGGCAGCGGCTCTCAATCGCAACTTCTACCGCTTCTCATTGGGTGGCATGCGCGACGAGGCCGAAATCAAAGGCCACCGACGCACCTATATCGGCGCCATGCCGGGAAAATTCATCCAGGCGATGAAACAAGCCGACAGCGCCAATCCGGTACTGATGCTTGACGAGATTGATAAAATCGGTGCCTCCTACCAGGGCGATCCCGCTTCCGCCCTGCTCGAAGTACTGGACCCGGAGCAGAACAACTCGTTCCGCGATCACTATCTTGACGTGCCGTTCGACCTGTCCAACGTGCTGTTTATCGCCACGGCCAACCAGCTCGACACCATTCCGGCACCACTGCTCGACCGCATGGAGGTGATCCGGCTGTCTGGCTACATCATGGATGAGAAGGTGGAGATCGCCAAACGCTACCTGATCCCCAAGGCGTTGGACAATCACGGCCTGAGCAAGAAACAGGTGACGATCCGTAAAGACGCCATGGAAAAGATCATTGATAACTACGCCCGCGAGGCCGGGGTGCGTGGCCTGGAAAACCGCATCAAAAAGATCATGCGCAAAGCAGCCATGGAATTTGCCAGCGACCGGGTGGAAAAACTGACCATCCGCAAAACCAATGTTGAAGATTACCTTGGCAAGCCGGTTTTCTCCCAGGATGAGTTATTCAAAAACGTTCCAGGCATTGTCACCGGCCTGGCCTGGACCAGCATGGGCGGTGCCACATTGCAAATTGAGGCCAGTGCCATGCCGAGTAAATCCAAGGGCTTTAAGCAGACCGGCCAGTTGGGTAAAGTGATGGTGGAAAGCTGTGAGATTGCCTACTCCTATGTCATGGGCCATCTGGCTGATTACGAACTGCCTGAAGATTTCTTGGATCAGCATTTTATTCACATCCATGTACCGGCCGGAGCCACACCGAAAGACGGCCCATCAGCCGGGATCACCATGACCACCGCCTTGTTGTCGATGATCAGTAAAAAACCGGTGCTCCCTAAGCTGGGCATGACCGGCGAACTAACCCTGACCGGGCAAGTGTTACCCATCGGCGGCGTGAAGGAAAAAACCATTGCTGCCCGTCGTAGCGGGTTAAAAATCCTGATTTTCCCGGAGAGCAATCGCAAAGACTTTGAAGACCTTCCCGACTACCTGCGAGAAGGCATTGAGGTTCACTTTGCAAAAACCTATCGCGATGTTTATAATGTCGCCTTCAAAAAACAGTGTACTGTGCACGCCATAATCCACATGACGGCGTAA
- the gspG gene encoding type II secretion system major pseudopilin GspG codes for MKKSAIIRHNQRGFTLIEVMVVVVILGILAGIVVPKLLDRPEEARRTKAELQIKGIEDALALYKLDNGLFPSTEQGLQALVEKPESGRIPIKYREGGYMKKIPSDPWGGNYIFLSPGINGDYDLLSYGADGEPGGEGKDADVKSWEIE; via the coding sequence ATGAAGAAAAGCGCTATCATCCGCCACAATCAACGTGGCTTCACCTTGATTGAAGTCATGGTCGTCGTTGTCATTCTCGGCATTCTTGCCGGTATTGTCGTTCCAAAACTGCTCGACCGCCCCGAAGAAGCGCGTCGCACCAAGGCCGAATTGCAGATCAAGGGGATCGAAGATGCCCTGGCTCTCTACAAGTTGGACAACGGCCTGTTTCCCAGCACCGAACAAGGGTTGCAAGCCCTGGTTGAAAAACCGGAATCGGGCCGCATTCCCATCAAATACCGCGAAGGCGGCTACATGAAAAAAATCCCCAGTGACCCCTGGGGAGGCAACTATATTTTTTTGAGTCCCGGCATTAACGGAGACTACGACCTGCTGTCCTACGGTGCCGATGGTGAACCGGGTGGAGAAGGCAAGGATGCCGACGTTAAAAGTTGGGAGATTGAATAA
- the gspN gene encoding type II secretion system protein GspN, whose amino-acid sequence MAAENTTILLKKSLLYILATGVFFLLGLFVFFPGDVIRQRLQQELTVRLQQPVDVGATTLGFPLALDIEFTHIPVTPAVNVTAEQLTLSPVWSSLFSGTPAANLTGELWDGSFDVTVNSANRLELQANNLHWRGALPEMPALTFDVQLRDLHLTGTLTENLPLETLTLSLSSLTLEGMKAIGGSEDSFSLGELFLRARRDNGQLLIEQLQSRDGNLVIQANGRITPGRRPELSRLDLSVTLIPQPSTDPALTSLLQLVTPADKNGHFVLQLRGTAAHPILR is encoded by the coding sequence ATGGCTGCAGAGAACACCACAATACTCTTGAAAAAAAGCCTGTTATACATTCTGGCGACGGGTGTGTTCTTTCTCCTCGGCCTGTTTGTCTTTTTCCCCGGTGACGTGATCCGCCAACGGTTGCAACAGGAATTAACCGTCCGACTGCAGCAACCGGTAGATGTCGGGGCAACGACTCTGGGTTTTCCCCTGGCACTGGATATCGAATTCACCCATATTCCGGTTACCCCCGCTGTGAACGTCACCGCAGAACAACTGACGCTGAGTCCGGTCTGGAGCAGCCTCTTTTCCGGCACGCCCGCAGCCAACCTCACCGGCGAGTTATGGGATGGGAGCTTTGACGTTACAGTCAACAGCGCCAACCGCCTCGAACTGCAGGCCAACAACCTGCACTGGCGCGGCGCTCTCCCCGAGATGCCAGCTCTGACCTTTGATGTCCAGCTACGCGATCTCCATCTTACAGGTACACTGACGGAAAACCTTCCGTTAGAGACACTGACCCTGTCTCTGTCGTCGCTGACCCTCGAAGGGATGAAAGCCATCGGTGGCAGCGAGGACAGCTTCTCGCTTGGTGAACTGTTCCTTCGGGCACGCCGCGACAACGGCCAACTGCTCATAGAACAACTGCAAAGCCGCGACGGCAATCTAGTCATTCAGGCCAACGGTCGCATCACACCGGGACGGCGTCCCGAGCTCAGTCGACTCGACCTGAGCGTCACCCTGATTCCGCAACCCTCAACTGACCCGGCGCTGACCAGCCTATTGCAACTGGTCACTCCCGCCGATAAAAATGGTCACTTCGTGCTTCAGCTCCGCGGTACCGCAGCTCACCCCATCTTGCGCTGA